The following proteins are encoded in a genomic region of Triticum dicoccoides isolate Atlit2015 ecotype Zavitan chromosome 1B, WEW_v2.0, whole genome shotgun sequence:
- the LOC119331573 gene encoding F-box/kelch-repeat protein At1g55270-like: MDSASRVAPPPVSAGVRVRAPLVESVSCYCRLDTGLKTVVDARKFASGAKMCMQPDAKLTKRKSRGSRKERCRAQAPLLPGLPDDLAIACLIRVPRVEHPNLWTVCKRWNRLLSGNYYYSLRKKLSMAEEWVYVFKRDREGKISWHAFDPLNQLWKSLPPVPPEYSEALGFGCAVLSGCYLYLFGGKDPLRGSMRRVVFYNARTNKWHRAPDMLRKRHFFGSCVINNCLYVAGGECEGIQRTLQSAEVYDPNRNRWVCIPEMNNGMVPFIGVVYDDKWFLKGLDSHRQVTCEVYLPSSNLWSTIDDEMVTGWRNPSISFNGRLYSSDCRDGCKLRVYDANTGTWARFIDSKHHLGSSRAFEAAGLVSLNGKLCIIRNNMSITLVDILHPTMSIETDSACMWETVARKGQHKSFVANLWSTIAGRNLKSHIIHCQVLQI; encoded by the exons ATGGATTCAGCCTCCAGAGTTGCCCCGCCGCCGGTCAGCGCTGGTGTCCGCGTCCGCGCGCCGCTG GTAGAGTCCGTCTCCTGTTACTGCAGATTAGATACGGGCCTTAAAACTGTCGTGGATGCTAGAAAATTTGCTTCTGGAGCAAAGATGTGCATGCAACCTGATGCCAAACTAACCAAGCGCAAGTCAAGGGGCTCGCGGAAGGAGAGGTGCCGAGCTCAAGCACCACTTTTGCCTGGCCTTCCTGATGATCTTGCAATTGCCTGTCTTATACGGGTTCCACGAGTGGAACACCCCAATCTCTGGACAGTTTGTAAAAGATGGAACCGCCTTTTGTCAGGAAATTACTATTATTCCTTGCGCAAGAAACTCAGCATGGCAGAAGAATGGGTTTATGTCTTTAAAAGGGATCGTGAGGGGAAAATATCCTGGCATGCCTTCGATCCACTGAACCAGCTCTGGAAGTCCCTTCCACCTGTTCCACCGGAGTATTCAGAAGCGTTGGGTTTTGGCTGTGCTGTTCTGAGTGGTTGCTATCTGTACTTATTTGGCGGTAAGGATCCTTTGAGGGGCTCTATGAGACGTGTTGTATTTTACAATGCCCGGACCAACAAATGGCATCGAGCTCCAGATATGTTACGAAAGCGACACTTTTTTGGTTCCTGTGTAATAAACAATTGTCTATATGTTGCTGGTGGAGAATGTGAAGGCATACAAAGGACTCTTCAGTCTGCTGAAGTTTATGACCCTAATAGGAACAGATGGGTCTGCATCCCTGAGATGAACAACGGGATGGTGCCTTTCATCGGAGTTGTATATGATGACAAGTGGTTCCTAAAAGGGCTTGACTCCCATCGCCAAGTGACATGTGAAGTGTACCTACCGTCATCCAATTTGTGGTCAACCATTGATGATGAAATGGTTACAGGTTGGCGAAACCCAAGCATTTCCTTCAATGGACGTCTCTATTCATCTGATTGCCGGGATGGCTGCAAGCTTAGAGTCTATGATGCAAACACAGGAACATGGGCACGATTCATAGACAGCAAGCACCATCTAGGCAGCTCACGAGCCTTTGAAGCCGCAGGCTTGGTGTCTTTAAATGGTAAGCTTTGCATTATTCGCAACAACATGAGCATCACTCTTGTTGATATCTTGCATCCAACAATGAGTATCGAGACCGACAGTGCATGCATGTGGGAAACTGTTGCTCGTAAGGGTCAGCACAAGTCATTTGTGGCAAACCTGTGGTCGACCATTGCAGGACGTAACCTGAAGAGTCACATAATCCATTGTCAGGTGCTGCAAATTTGA